The Blautia obeum ATCC 29174 region GTTTCCTTGTTTGTCTCCACTGTAATCTACGGATACAGTTTAGGATATGATTTTGATATGTCTTATCTATGTGGGATCCTCATTGGAGTTCTTTATCTTGTTCTTGGAAATTTTCTCCCTACAGTAAAGCCAAACTATACGATTGGTTTTCGTATTCCATGGACATTAAATGATCCTGATAACTGGTATCACACTCATCGCTTCGGTGGAAAATGCATGGTAATCGGAGGAATCATTATGATCCTTACCTCACCACTGCAAAACATGTGGATACTGCTTGCCGCTGCAATCGTTCCCTGCCTTTTGCCAGCGATCTATTCTTATCTGTATTACCGCAAATCCTGATTCTTTACCACTGTATATGAATATACTGATGCAGC contains the following coding sequences:
- a CDS encoding SdpI family protein, with protein sequence MIRQNKKMLLLTSIITLLPVFIGLFLWNQLPDSVATHFGLDNQPDGYSSKAFAVFGLPLILLAVHLVCVVATKIDPKSKDINKKIFRVLLWICPLVSLFVSTVIYGYSLGYDFDMSYLCGILIGVLYLVLGNFLPTVKPNYTIGFRIPWTLNDPDNWYHTHRFGGKCMVIGGIIMILTSPLQNMWILLAAAIVPCLLPAIYSYLYYRKS